Proteins co-encoded in one Garra rufa chromosome 7, GarRuf1.0, whole genome shotgun sequence genomic window:
- the traf5 gene encoding TNF receptor-associated factor 5 has translation MATEENECPGLSRQNSEPMRSWELESFLTNRTLRFVLRLEQQFICPSCGGIVLNPHQTGCGHIFCAQCVRAYIENGGSSKCPLDSIPIKLEEIFQDNCCKRELLNLEVYCSNAPDCPQRVPLCNLQDHLKACQYERIRCSNIGCSDSVLRKNLMDHQRNICSFRLESCHHCKLSLPVTQLLVHQKTSCPEFEVLCPNKCLQMIKRQKLQAHADECLEVETDCIYKNYGCTFRGKRGKVQVHENSEFSSHVRLVLESNTKLEKQVEQLQKDMLVQQGALKDKSLVVSNLDRDLTLCDSTLTTLQRSVEEQKVRICNVQRELRDLRGVLGSELNEELPSLRASLDSLRQQVAVTESLREHLGALEQTCQRHTRLLDIHVEQLQCNEQRFRQLESTSYDGKLIWKVRDYWHRKEAGTPLNSTPFYTSRSGYKLSVRAYLGGDNSGRGTHLSLYITIMRGDFDTLLPWPFRQNITLTLLDQSGSRNHQSITFTPDTSSDSFRRPTSDANVATGFPRFMSHGDLEAPRNAVYVRDDTLFIKVKVDTTGLEDL, from the exons ATGGCCACAGAGGAGAACGAGTGTCCCGGATTGTCCCGTCAGAACTCGGAGCCCATGAGGTCATGGGAGCTGGAATCCTTTCTGACCAATCGCACGCTGCGCTTTGTCTTGCGGTTAGAGCAACAGTTCATTTGCCCGTCCTGCGGCGGGATCGTCCTGAACCCTCACCAGACGGGCTGCGGCCACATCTTCTGTGCTCAGTGTGTGAGGGCTTACAT TGAAAATGGAGGAAGTTCGAAATGTCCTTTAGACAGCATTCCCATAAAACTAGAGGAG ATTTTTCAAGACAACTGCTGTAAACGGGAACTGCTAAACTTAGAGGTCTACTGTAGCAACGCCCCAGACTGCCCACAGAGGGTTCCCTTATGTAACCTTCAG GATCATCTAAAAGCTTGTCAGTACGAGCGAATTCGATGTTCGAATATAGGGTGCAGTGACAGTGTGTTACGCAAAAACCTAATGGACCATCAGAGGAACATCTGCTCCTTCCGACTGGAGTCCTGCCACCATTGCAAGCTTTCGTTGCCCGTAACTCAACTGCTG GTCCATCAGAAGACTTCATGCCCTGAGTTTGAAGTCCTGTGTCCCAACAAATGTCTTCAGATGATCAAAAGACAGAAG CTGCAGGCTCATGCTGATGAGTGTCTTGAAGTGGAGACTGACTGCATTTATAAAAACTATGGCTGCACATTCAGA GGTAAAAGAGGGAAAGTGCAAGTTCATGAAAACTCAGAGTTCAGTTCCCATGTTCGGCTTGTTCTGGAAAGCAACACCAAACTTGAGAAACAG GTGGAACAATTGCAGAAGGATATGCTTGTCCAGCAGGGAGCGCTGAAGGACAAAAGTCTTGTGGTCAGCAATCTGGACCGGGATCTCACCCTTTGTGACAGCACACTTACTACCTTACAG AGGTCTGTGGAGGAGCAGAAAGTGCGGATCTGCAATGTGCAGCGTGAACTGAGGGATCTGCGGGGCGTTCTGGGCTCTGAATTGAATGAAGAGCTCCCCAGCCTTCGGGCATCACTGGACTCCCTCAGACAGCAGGTGGCCGTCACAGAAAGCCTCAGGGAACACCTGG GTGCATTAGAGCAGACGTGTCAACGCCATACCCGCTTGTTAGACATCCACGTGGAGCAGCTGCAGTGTAACGAGCAGCGTTTCCGCCAGCTGGAATCCACTTCCTACGACGGGAAGCTGATCTGGAAAGTGCGTGACTACTGGCACCGGAAAGAGGCCGGCACCCCCCTCAACTCAACCCCCTTCTACACAAGTCGTAGCGGCTACAAGCTCAGCGTGCGAGCCTACCTCGGTGGGGACAACTCAGGGAGAGGCACTCACCTGTCGCTCTACATCACGATAATGCGTGGAGACTTCGACACGCTCTTACCATGGCCGTTCAGACAGAACATAACATTAACATTACTGGATCAAAGTGGCTCTAGGAACCACCAGAGCATTACTTTTACCCCCGATACCAGCAGTGATAGCTTTCGTCGGCCAACATCTGATGCTAATGTGGCCACAGGGTTCCCGAGATTCATGTCCCATGGCGACTTGGAGGCCCCTCGAAATGCCGTTTATGTGAGAGATGACACGCTTTTCATCAAAGTGAAGGTGGACACAACTGGATTAGAGGATTTGTAG